GCACCGGCAGCAGCGGCCGCGGCGTGGCCTGGTAGGCGGGCGGCAGGTAGACGAAGCCCGGGCGGGTCCTGAAGGCGGACCGCGGGCCGGGTATCCGCACGCCGGCGATGGTGCCCTTGACGGGCAGGTCGGCGGGCGGGCTCCAGACGTCGGCCAGCGCCTTGCCGGGCGGCGCGCCGATCGTCCGGTCGGCCTGCGTGGTGTCCAAGGTCCCGGTGTCACTGATCCACGGCGCGAGCAGCACCCGCGCCGTGGGGTACTGGTCGAACAGCCGGTTGACCTGGGAGGACGCCATCAGCACCGCCAGCCCGGCGGCGAGCGCGACCAGCGCCCGGCCGGGCCACCAGGGCAGCCGGCGCAGCCGGAACCCGGCCAGCGACAGCCCGAGGACCGCCATGCCGATCCACACCGTCACCTCGTCCGGCAGGCCCTCGGGGAAGGGCTGCCACCAGTCGTCGACGGCCACGTCGATCAGCAGGGTGAGGGCCACGGCCAGAGCCACCGCGCAGGGCAGCAGGCGCAGTGCCCACCGCCGTCCGCGGGCCACCGCGAGCATCAACAGCGCACCCCAGCCCACCGCCAGCACGGCGTACGCGATCGGCCCGTGCGTCAACGGCCAATCCAGCGGGTTCCAGGTGGCGGCGAGCGCCAGGGTCATCATGCTCCTTGCTTCGCGGCGCCCATGCGCGCCGCAATTCCACTACGCCGCGGCGTTGCCGCCGCGACCGTCCTACACACCCACGAACAGGAGCACCGGTACGAACCGCCCGGGCACGATGCCGCGCTTTCGCGCGGCGCCGGCTGTTACGGACAGCGGGACACCCGGACACCGGGGAACGCGAGCCACCGGCCCCGCTCCGCCGGGTCTCCCGCCCCGCTCCGCCGGGACACCCGACCTGAAGGCGGCAGGGTGAACCCCTGCTGCATGTCGACGTGTCCAGCCGTGTTGTGGTTCCCCCGACGCCCCCGTACCCCGATCCGCCCTGCCCCGCCCCGGCCTCCCGATCCGTCCCGTCCCCCGTTCTACCAGCCCCGTTCTACCAGCCCAGGTAAGCACGGCCCACGACCGGGGTGGCCCGACGGCGCCCGACACGCCGTCGGTGAACACCCCCGGCCCAGGGCCGACCGACGGCACGCCGGGCGCCGGCGCGCAGGACCCGGGCGGTCGCCCGCCGGACGGACGGGCCGGCCCGCCCCGGACGGACCACCGGGCGACGGGACGCGCATGGACCGAACCCGCACGGCCAGCCGGGACGGGTGCCTGAAAGGCCGTGACGAATGCCCGAAGGGGCCGGGACGGGTGCCCGAAAGGCCGGGGCCGGTGCCCGAAAGGGCGTTGCGACGACCGGTCCGGGCCCTCTAACCTGTGCCCAACGCGATGAGGGAGACGAGTACCCGAGGGATCCCGCGAGTCGAGAGAGCCGCCGGCAGCTGTGAAGGCGGCATCGCGCCCGAGGTGAAGACACTCCTGAGCGCGGGGAGGAAATGCCCCGCCGGCCGGCCGCCGTGATCGGGCCAGAACGAGGCTGCCGCCGATGGCGGCAGCGAAAGTGCGGTGGCACCGCGAGCCCCTTCTCGCCCGCACTCCCAAGGGATCACCCGACGTCCTACGGAGGACTGCGATGATCCACCCCACCCCCCGTGTCCTGGTCGCCGACCTGCGGGAACACCTGGGGCGAACCGTTTCGGTCTGCGGCTGGGTGAACACCCTGCGCCTGCAACGCACGATGCAGTTCGTGCTGGTCCGGGACCACACCGGCACCACCCAGGTCACCCACCGACGCCTCGGCGCCGACGACCCGCTGGAAGAGCGGATCGAGGGACTGACCGTCGAGTCGGCCGTGCGCGTCACCGGCCTGGTGGTCGAGAACCCCGCCGTCCGGCTGGGCGGACTGGAGATCGTCCCGGAACGCGTCGAGGTGCTCAACCTCGCCGAGGCACCCCTGCCCGTGAACGAGCTCACCGGCCTGGAACACCGCCTCGACTGGCGGTTCCTGGACATCCGCCGGCGCCCCGCGGCCCAACTGCTCTTCGAGGTGCAGACCACCGTCGAACAGGCCCTGCGGGAGTTCGCGTACGCCGAGGGCTGCACCGAGATGCACACGCCCAAGCTGATGGGCACCGCCTCGGAGTCCGGCGCGGAGGTGTTCGAGCTGGGCTACTTCGGCCGCAGTGCCTACCTGGCGCAGTCCCCGCAGTTCTACAAGCAGATGGCGATCGCCGCCGGCATCGACCGGGTCTTCGAGATCGGTCCGGTGTTCCGCGCCGAACCCTCGTTCACCTCACGCCACGCGACCGAGTTCACCGGAGTGGACCTGGAACTCGCCTGGATCGAGGACGTCGAGGACGTGATGGCCTTCGAGGAACGGATGCTCGCGCACACCCTCACCCGGGTCGCCGAACAGCACGGCGCCGCGATCCAGCAGCAGTTCGGCGTGGAGGTGACCGTCCCGGCGCTGCCGTTCCCTCGGGT
The sequence above is a segment of the Kitasatospora sp. NBC_00240 genome. Coding sequences within it:
- the aspS gene encoding aspartate--tRNA(Asn) ligase, which codes for MIHPTPRVLVADLREHLGRTVSVCGWVNTLRLQRTMQFVLVRDHTGTTQVTHRRLGADDPLEERIEGLTVESAVRVTGLVVENPAVRLGGLEIVPERVEVLNLAEAPLPVNELTGLEHRLDWRFLDIRRRPAAQLLFEVQTTVEQALREFAYAEGCTEMHTPKLMGTASESGAEVFELGYFGRSAYLAQSPQFYKQMAIAAGIDRVFEIGPVFRAEPSFTSRHATEFTGVDLELAWIEDVEDVMAFEERMLAHTLTRVAEQHGAAIQQQFGVEVTVPALPFPRVTMARAQEILRAGGWDREGSKTDLDPEGERALAAHIRQETGHEFVFVTHYPAGIRPFYHMRPAARPGLTLSFDLLWKGLEITTGAQREHRYEVLLEQAAEKGIGTDSLQDYLNCFRYGCPPHGGLGMGLGRVLMVLLGLDSIREATFLFRGPNRLTP